Sequence from the Deinococcus aquiradiocola genome:
TGAGGCCCCCGCCCTCCAGGCGGCCACGGCCCCGTGACCGACCCCCCTCCCAAGGAGAACCGCATGTCCGACCTCGACCTGAACCGCCGCGACTTCCTCAAGATCTCCGCCGTGGCCGCGTACACCATCTCCGGCATGCCGGGCTTCCTGGCCCGAGCGGCCGCGCAGGCCAGCGGCGGCAAGACGCTCGTCGTGGTGCAGCTCACCGGCGGCAACGACGGCCTGAACACCCTGGTGCCGTACAGCAACGGCGCGTACTACGCCGCGCGCCCCAACATCGCCATCCCGAAAAGCGACGTGCTGACCCTCAACCGCGACCTCGGCATGCACCCGGCCCTCAAACCCCTGATGGGCCTGTGGGACGCCGGGCAGCTCGCGTGGATGGAGAACGTCGGCTACCCCAACCCCAACCGCAGTCACTTCGCCAGCATGGCGATCTGGCACACGGCCGACCCCTCCCAGGCGAGCAGCGAAGGCTGGATCGGCCGCATCTCCGAACAGATCGGCGACCCGTTCTGCGCCAGCAACATCGGCACGTCCACGCCCCTCGCGCTCGTCGCGCAGCAGTACGCACTGCCCACCATCGACAGCGTCGACAACTTCCAGCTGAAGCTCCCGGCGGGCGTGCAGGACGCCTTCGACGCGATGCTCGGCACGCCCCGTGACGGCGAGGCCGCGTACCTGCAGCAGGCGACGCGCGCCATGCTGAAACACACCGCGACCGTGCAGGCCAACATCGGCAGGTACCGCGCGGGCACCACGTACCCCGACAGCAAGTTCGCGGGCCAGATGAAGGACATCGCGCGCCTCATCGCGTCCGGCACCGGGCAGCGGGTGCTGTACACGTCGCTCGGCAGCTTCGACACGCACGCCGGGCAGCGCGCCGACCAGGACCGCCTGCTCACCGAACTCGCCGAGGGCCTCAAGGCCTTCTACGCCGACTTGGAAGCGCAGGGCCTCGCGGACAACGTGGTCGTGATGGGCTTCAGCGAGTTCGGGCGGCGCGTCGCCGAGAACGACAGCGCGGGCACCGACCACGGCGAGGGCAGCGTGATGTTCGCGCTCGGGCGCGGCGTGAAGGGCGGCGTGCACGGCGACAGCCCCGACCTGGAGCACCTGAACCAGGGCGACGTGATCTACAGGCAGGACTTCCGGGGCGTGTACGCCGAGGCGCTCAACGGCTGGCTGAACCTCGACGCGCGCCGGATCCTGGGCGGCGACTTCCGCGGCCCCGGCTGGCTCGCCTCGTGAGGCGCATCCTGCCGCTGCTGGCGGCCGCCGCGCTCGGCACGCTGGGCGGCACGCTCGCCATGCCGCAGTTCCGCGCGGCAGCCATCGTGCAGCTGCACTACGACAAGCTCGACCCGCTCTGGCAGTACTCCGGCAAGGTCATGAGCTGCACCTTCTGCCACGTCGGCAAGGGCGGCGGCGCGCCGTGGAACCCCTTCGGTCAGGCGCTGCAGAAGGGCTTCGCCAGCAACCCCAGGGCGAACTTCTCGCAGGTGCTGTCCGCGGTGCTGCAGGCGAACGGCGACGCGGACGGCGACGGCTACCCGGACGCCGTCGAGATCTTCGCCCGCACCCTGCCGGGCGATCCCGCCAGCCACCCGGACCGCCCGCTGGCAGAAGTGCAGGCCGAGTACGACGCGGCGGGCGGCGCGGCCCAGTACGCCCCCCCGAAAGGTCAGGGCGCGCCGAAAGGCAGGTGAGCCGGACGGGTCGGCGCGGTGACCGTGCACGGGACGGAATCCGGCTGAAACGGTGTGGAATACTCGGGGCATGAAGCGCCCAGTCCTCGCGTTGCTCGTCTCGGCCCTGCTGGCCGGGGCGCTCGCCCAGTCCACCACGCCTGACCCGCAACCCCTGCCGCCCGCTGCGCCCGCCGACCCTGCGGTGCCCGCCGATCCCACTGTGCCTGCCGATCCTGCCGTCCCGGTCGTGCCGGTGGACGTGCCGCCCCTGCCGGAACCGCAGCCCGCCCCGACGCCGACGCCGACGCCGGACGCGCCCGTGACGCCAGCGCCCCTCCCGCTCCCCACGCCCGACCCGGCCCCCGCCCCGCTTCCCGCCCCGGCCACCCCCACCCCGGGCGTCACCGTGCCCGCCCAGCCGGTCCCCGCGCCCGCCGCGCCCACGCCCGGCGTGACGGTCCCCGTGCCCACCCCGGACCTGACGCTCGTGCTGGACGCGCCCCTCAAACTCCTGCAGGACGGCAGGCCCGTGACCGGCAGCGCCCGCCAGACCCTCGTGATTCCCGGCGAGCGCGTCGCCGTCCTGCGGCGCGGCGGGGTCGTCACGACCAGCCTGGAGGCCGACCTGCGCGCCTTCGCCCGCAAGGTCGGCAGCGCCCCGCAGGACGCGCGCTTCGAGGCGTACCCGAGCGGCTGGACGCTGGTGCAGCGGGACGGCGTGACGGTGGACCTCGACAGGTCACGCGCCACCCTGCTCGCCGCCCTCAAGAACCCTGCCACGCGCACCGTCGCCCTCACGTTCAGCACCCAGGCGCCCGCCCGCACCCTGAACTTTTTCGTCTCGAAGGGCGTCACGACCTTCCTCGCGACCGGACAGACGAACTATTACGGCTCCAGCCGCGCGCGCATCACGAACATCCACGTCGGCGCGAGCCGCTTCAAGGACCGCATGTTCGAAGGCAGGACCTTCTCCTTCAACACCTTCCTGGGCGACATCAGCGAGAAGACGGGCTTCGTGCCGGGCCTCGTGATCGCCGGGGACCGCACCGCGACCGGCGTGGGCGGCGGCATCTGCCAGGTGAGCAGCACCGTGTTCCGCGCCCTGTACGGCGCCGGACTGCCCATCGTGGAGCGCCGCAACCACTCGTACCAGGTGCACTACTACGACCCGCAGGGCATGGACGCCACCATCTACCAGCCGAGCCAGGACCTGCGCTTCGCCAACGACACGGGCGGCGCCCTGTGGTTCCAGACCGACTGGGACGACGCGCACGCCCGCCTCACCGTCAACGTGTTCGGCGCGCCGCGCGACTACACCGTGAGTGTCGCGCGGCCCGTCACGCTCAGCACCACGCCCTCCCCCGCCGACCGCCTCATCCCCGACCCGACCCTGCCGGCCGGACAGCGCCGTCAGGTGGACTGGGCCGCGCCCGGCGCGCAGATCCGCGTGACGCGCAGCTTCCTGCGGGACGGCAAGGTCTTCAGGACCGACACCATGAACAGCACCTACGTCCCCTGGCCGAACATCTACATGGTCGGCACCCGCAAGTAAACGGCGCCGCACCGTGGCAGCAGGGCGGGCGCATTCCCTCCAGGGTGAATGCGCCCGCCTGCGCGTTCCGGCTCAGTCCGGGTTCATTCCATCTGGCGTTCTGCGGCGAGCAGCGCGACCAGCCGGTCGAGTTCCTCGCGGGATCCGAAGTTCAGCTCGATGCGGCCGCTGTCTTCACCCTGGATGCGGACCCTGGTGCCGACCGTGCGGCTGAGGTTCAGCTCGATGTCGCGGTACGCGCGCGGCGGGTTGACCCTGATGGGGGCGGGGACGCGCGGTTCGCGTTTCAGCGCTTCGGCCTCACGGACGCTGAGTTTGCGGCTGAGGATCTGGTCGAGCGCCCACGCGCGGTCCGTTTCGGGGAGCGCGAGGACGGCTCGGGCGTGCCCGGCGCTG
This genomic interval carries:
- a CDS encoding DUF1501 domain-containing protein: MSDLDLNRRDFLKISAVAAYTISGMPGFLARAAAQASGGKTLVVVQLTGGNDGLNTLVPYSNGAYYAARPNIAIPKSDVLTLNRDLGMHPALKPLMGLWDAGQLAWMENVGYPNPNRSHFASMAIWHTADPSQASSEGWIGRISEQIGDPFCASNIGTSTPLALVAQQYALPTIDSVDNFQLKLPAGVQDAFDAMLGTPRDGEAAYLQQATRAMLKHTATVQANIGRYRAGTTYPDSKFAGQMKDIARLIASGTGQRVLYTSLGSFDTHAGQRADQDRLLTELAEGLKAFYADLEAQGLADNVVVMGFSEFGRRVAENDSAGTDHGEGSVMFALGRGVKGGVHGDSPDLEHLNQGDVIYRQDFRGVYAEALNGWLNLDARRILGGDFRGPGWLAS
- a CDS encoding VanW family protein codes for the protein MKRPVLALLVSALLAGALAQSTTPDPQPLPPAAPADPAVPADPTVPADPAVPVVPVDVPPLPEPQPAPTPTPTPDAPVTPAPLPLPTPDPAPAPLPAPATPTPGVTVPAQPVPAPAAPTPGVTVPVPTPDLTLVLDAPLKLLQDGRPVTGSARQTLVIPGERVAVLRRGGVVTTSLEADLRAFARKVGSAPQDARFEAYPSGWTLVQRDGVTVDLDRSRATLLAALKNPATRTVALTFSTQAPARTLNFFVSKGVTTFLATGQTNYYGSSRARITNIHVGASRFKDRMFEGRTFSFNTFLGDISEKTGFVPGLVIAGDRTATGVGGGICQVSSTVFRALYGAGLPIVERRNHSYQVHYYDPQGMDATIYQPSQDLRFANDTGGALWFQTDWDDAHARLTVNVFGAPRDYTVSVARPVTLSTTPSPADRLIPDPTLPAGQRRQVDWAAPGAQIRVTRSFLRDGKVFRTDTMNSTYVPWPNIYMVGTRK